A DNA window from Paenibacillus sp. HWE-109 contains the following coding sequences:
- a CDS encoding MFS transporter has protein sequence MSDSSIARNQTVYAILFSISLVHLLNDAIQSVIPAVFPILHESLHLSFSQIGWIAFTLNVTASLFQPLIGLYTDAKPKPFLLPAGVFFSLIGVIVLAVASSFTQIIIAVILVGLGSSVLHPEASRVAYLAAGPRRGLAQSIFQTGGNIGQALAPIFTALIFVPFGQFGIIWFSFVAAAGIIVQFFVAKWYRKMGARPAKSKSTGVVKKQLPRKMVAYAITILIMLLFSKFVYVASMTGFYAFYLIEHSQLSVEKAQLFIFTLLAAGAVGTFMGGPLADRFGRRNMIWFSILGTAPFSLLLPYANLFWAGVLCACIGFILLSGFSVIVVYAQELLPGKVGTVSGLFFGLAFGLGGIGSAVLGTLADATSISFVIKLCAFLPLIGLLAVFLPTDKKLNLQEAELPQATVSA, from the coding sequence GCAACCAAACGGTTTACGCCATCTTATTTTCTATCAGTTTGGTGCATTTATTGAATGATGCCATTCAGTCTGTTATTCCAGCTGTCTTCCCGATCCTTCACGAATCCTTGCACCTCAGCTTTAGTCAAATCGGTTGGATCGCCTTTACGTTGAATGTGACGGCTTCCTTGTTCCAGCCCTTGATTGGTCTGTATACAGATGCCAAACCTAAGCCTTTTTTGCTGCCCGCTGGTGTATTCTTCTCGCTGATCGGTGTGATTGTTCTAGCTGTGGCTTCCTCGTTCACACAGATCATTATAGCGGTTATTCTCGTCGGACTAGGCTCCTCCGTTCTCCATCCTGAAGCGTCGCGGGTTGCTTATTTGGCTGCCGGACCCCGCCGGGGACTCGCCCAGTCGATCTTCCAAACTGGCGGCAACATCGGGCAGGCACTAGCCCCTATATTTACGGCACTGATCTTCGTGCCCTTCGGACAGTTCGGCATTATTTGGTTTTCATTTGTGGCTGCTGCCGGTATTATCGTTCAATTTTTCGTGGCCAAATGGTATCGCAAGATGGGAGCTCGTCCTGCCAAATCCAAATCCACAGGTGTTGTCAAAAAGCAACTCCCTCGCAAAATGGTTGCCTATGCCATCACGATTTTAATTATGTTATTATTTTCTAAATTCGTTTACGTTGCTAGCATGACAGGGTTTTATGCCTTCTATTTAATTGAACACAGCCAACTTTCGGTTGAAAAAGCACAGCTCTTCATTTTCACGCTGTTGGCAGCTGGAGCCGTAGGCACCTTCATGGGAGGCCCGCTGGCAGATCGTTTCGGCAGGCGGAATATGATCTGGTTCTCGATCCTTGGAACGGCACCGTTCTCCTTGCTGCTGCCCTACGCTAATTTGTTCTGGGCAGGTGTGCTTTGTGCATGTATTGGTTTTATTTTGTTATCCGGCTTCTCGGTTATTGTCGTGTATGCGCAAGAATTGCTGCCTGGCAAGGTGGGGACGGTGTCGGGTCTGTTTTTCGGCTTAGCTTTTGGCTTAGGCGGGATTGGATCGGCTGTGCTTGGCACGTTGGCGGACGCAACCAGCATTTCTTTCGTCATTAAACTGTGTGCTTTCCTGCCGTTAATCGGACTGTTGGCGGTATTCCTTCCAACTGATAAAAAGCTGAATCTGCAAGAAGCTGAACTGCCGCAAGCAACCGTTAGCGCCTAA